TAAAGCCAAGTGTTTGGTGAGGGCGTTCTGTATTGTAATTCTTCATCCAGTTTGCAACCACCTCTCGGACCTGAGCTAAATTACGAAACAGATAGGCATTCAATACTTCCCGGCGAATACTCCAGTTAAAACGTTCAATAAAAGCATTCTGAACGGTCTGCCGTTGCGGTAAGCTTATCTGGTTGAATCCAATGCAAACGAATTTGAGTTACTTTCACACCATTCCGTTAATGCCGTACTGATAAACTCAGGCGGCCACCGCGCG
The Spirosoma agri DNA segment above includes these coding regions:
- a CDS encoding integrase core domain-containing protein → MNAYLFRNLAQVREVVANWMKNYNTERPHQTLGFMTPIEFRQTG